The stretch of DNA GGCGCGGTGGCTGCGCGGATACGGCGGCGGCGAGCTCGGCCGGCAGCGCGGGCACGAGCGCCGCCACGGGGGCACTGATGAGCGATGGCCGCGACGCTACGGGCAGCCCGACCGAGGAAGCCACCGTCTTGAGGGCGGCCAACAGCTCATCGATCGTACCGAAGCGTTCCTCCGGCCGTTTTGCCAGGCAGCGGGTGACGATCTCGGCCAAACGCCGAGGAATGTGTGGCCCCGTACCTGGCTCGTCACCTGGGGCCAGGGACGGTACGGGATCGCGTAGGTGCGCCATCATGGTGTCGATATCGCTTTGCCTTACGAAGGGCGCGCGTCCACGAAGCATGCGGTACATCAGCGCGCCTACAGCGTAGATGTCCGTGCGGCCATCGATGGTCGCGTTGCGAATCTGTTCGGGCGCCATGTACTTGGGCGAGCCCATGATGAGGCCCTTGCGCGTGATCCGCTCCGGCGCGGCCAAGTCCCGCACTAGACCGAAGTCCAGCACTTTCACGTAGTCGGCCTCATCCCCGTGGGCGGTCAACATGATGTTGGCCGGCTTGAGGTCACGGTGCACCAGGCCCAGCAGATGGGCTTCCCGTAGTGAGCGGCACACCTGCATTGCGATATGCACTGCACGGCCCGGCGGCAGCGATTGCTCCTCGTTCAGCGCATCCTGCAAGGTGCGGCCGTCCACCCACTCCATGGCGATGAAACACACGTCTTCGTCCGTGCAGCCGTAGTCGAAGACCGTCACCGTGTTGGGGTGCGTCAGGCGTGAGGCGGTCGAGGCCTCCAAGACGAAGCGTTCCTCGAAGACGGCATCGTGAACCGTGTGTCGGGGATCCAGGATCTTGAGCGCCACGATCCGACCGAGGGGCTTCTGGCGAGCCCGATAGATGCATCCCACCGAGCCCTGGGCCACGCGTTCGAGGATTTCGAAGCGATCGTCGAACAACGCGCCCACGAAGCGATCGACCGCTCGCGCGCCGTGCCTGGCGCCTGGAGTGACTGGATCCGTCGATGGGACCGGCCTCGCGGGTGAGGCCGGCTCGCTCGGGCGGCCCGGTACCGACCGAGCGGCGATCTCGGTCCGGTCGCCGGCCTCTCCGTCTGACTCGCCGGAAGACGAATCCCTCGAGCCCGGACGCTGCTTGGGGGGCACTGCCGGTGCATCACCGGCTTCGCGCCCGCCCGAGGGCTTCGGCTGCTTCGACATAGAGTTTTCTGAGGCGCACCTGCTCCCGCTACAGGGCTAGCCGACTGCTAGTTAGTGCCAGTGGCACTAGTTAGCATCGCAACATGGGGCGGGCTGCAACGATTTGGCAACACGAAAGGTAGCATTCTGGTTCGCCACTCGTCGAAGTTCCACCAAAATGTTGACCAGAGCACGTCGCTGCACAGTTTCTGCAATCCCCTCCAGTTGCTCAACCCGGTACTCTCGGCCCGCAGTCCAGTTCAGCCCGAACGCACCGTGAGCACCGGCACGTGGGAGGCTCGGACCAGCTTTTCGGCCACACTGCCCAGCAGCGCTCGCTCCATGGCGCGCTTGCCGGTCGTACCCACACAGATGAGATCAGTCCCCTGCGCCTTGCTGGCTTTCAGAATCTCGTCGGGCGGCTGGCCGGACAGGATAGTTCGCGTCACGTTGGGGGCTTCATCGCCAAAGGCGTCGTCCACGGCCTTGTCCAGCAGGGACCGCAAACCGGTCATGTACGCCTCGAACTGCGTAGGGGTGCCCCAGAGTGACCCTTGGGGCATGTGCTTGTAACCTTCGAAGGGATCGTAGTGGACGTGAACGACATCCACCTTCGCGCCGAGCGCCTCTTGCAGACGGCGAGCGACACTCAGCGCCTGGCGGGAGGGCTCCGAGAAATCGAATGCGACCATGATGTGTTGCACCGTCATGCGTATCTCCTCACTCACCAAAAGTGCCGAAACGGAGACTAGCTATCCAGCAGCCCCACGAGCAGCTTCAAGAGGTCGTGCTCCGTGACGATCCCCAAGAGGTTGTGGTTCGAGTCGACAACCGGCAGGCAGCCGAACCTGGCCTCCACCAGGATCCTTGCCGCCTCCGCGGCCGATCTGTCTGGGCTGGCAGTCTCCACATGGTGCGTCATGATCTCCTCGACAAAGGTCGCCTCGCGGATGCGTGCGTCTCGGCTCTGGGTAGCGGGGGAGCGGTCGAGCGAGCTCGCAGCAAAACGAAGCAGATCGCGGTGACTCACGAGCCCGACCAGGCGCGATCCATCCACAACCGGTATGTGGCGCAGGTGGTAGCGGTCCATGTTTTCGGCCACGTCGTTGAGATTGTCCTCCGGGTGGAGTGTGACCATCTCGGTGGTCATGAACTCGGACAAGCGTTTGTGCATGCCTCGCCTCCTTCCGTGTCGCGACCGCGCCTGTCGTGCCGGAGCATTCTACTGGACGTTTCCCAAGAGTGTCAGCAAAGCCTATACCAGTGCGGATCCGTACCGGAATAACTCGATTCCGGTAGGCCACCGCCTCTACAAGGTTCGACCGTCCTTTCCCGGCCCCTGCCCTTGCCCCTGTCCTTGCCCCTGTCCTTGCCTGGAACACGTGATGGCCGGCGCGCTCGGTAAAGTCGAACAGGCCGTCTCGATGCTGCTCAAGCTCATCAAGACGAGCGATCGACGACAGTTCGGGCGGATTGCGCAATGCTGTCGTGTTGGTGGTGTGCCCTCGCAAAAACTGCGCGCCAGAGGCTGGTGCGTTCGCAGCCGGGCGTTCTCGGGCGCCAGCGGTGGGTGCGGTGCTTGCGGCCCACGGACCTCGCGCGGGGACGGCACAGGCCTTGCTGGTTGCCGCTAGGAGGATCCGCCTGCTAGTGCTCTGTCTGACTGGAGCCCATCCAAGAATAACTCGATCGGTTGCGGCCGTGCAGGTCAGCGCGCTCGCGGCTTTCGTCCTCGAAAATGGCAGTGGCAACCCGGCGCTTCCAGCAACACGACAGGAGAACACATGATCGCCCAGGACATCATGACGGAGAACCCGGTCACCATTCGGGCCACCAACACGGTGGCCGACACCTGCGAAGTGCTGCAGGACATGGAGATCCGACACCTGCCGGTGGTTCAGGGCACCGAGCTGGTTGGCATCATCAGCGATCGGGATCTCAGGAGCGTCCACATGCCTCGGCTTGTGGACGAGGAGACGCTGCAGAACGTGAAGGAGCGCTACCATGCTCCGATTTCGTCGCTCATGTCACCGGACGTCGTGCGGGTATTCCCTGACAGCAACGTGGAAGAGATCATCGAGCTGATGCTCGAGCACAAGGTGGGCGCGGTCCCGGTCGTCGACGCGGGCACCGGCGACCTGCTGGGTATCGTGAGCTACGTTGATATCCTGCGCTCGATGCATTCCATGCTGGCCGAGACGTAGTGGAATCGAACCGCAGGGCTGAATCGAACCATGGAGCCAACACAACACATACTGTGCCCTGTGGATTTCTCGCAGGCGTCGGACGAATCGTTCCGCTATGCGGTCGACCTCGCCAGCAGGCTAGGCGCTGAGGTCCACGTGCTTCATGTCTACCAGCTGCCCGCCTATGCCTTCCCCGATGGAGCCTTGTTGCCGGGCGCAGCCTGGACCACACGCATTCTGGAGGCTGCTCAAAAGGAGCTCAACACCTTCCTTATGCGCTTTCGCGACGCACCAGTGAAGCTGCACCATCATTTGGTCGAAGGTACTCCGCATGTGGAGATCAATCGGCTCGCCAATGTGCTCGAGGCGCAGCTGATCGTGATGGGCACCCACGGCCGGACAGGGCTTGCTCACCTCGTCATGGGAAGTGTGGCGGAACGGGTTGTCCGCTCCGCCGAGCGACCCGTGTTGACCGTGCGAGGGGGCAAGGCAGCGCGTCCCAGGTCGCAGTAGTGCCCGGAGGGCAGGCGCCGCTGGCTGTGTTGCTCCTCCCAGAAACACCCGCAGTATTCCCCGTCGTCGCGCCTTGCCAGCGACGTCCGAGGCCCTAACCGATGCGAGCTGACGCGCAGGGCAGCCCGTTTTTCGAGCGCTGGGCCGGGTTCGTGCTGAGGCGCCGAGGTCTGTGCATCACGCTGACCTTGGGTACGACGCTGGTCATGGCTCTGCAGGCTGCCGACAAGCTGCGCATGGACACGACGGACGAGAACTTCCTGTCCAGCGAGGAGCTCTCGATCGGCACGCTGCAGGAGGTGCGCCGTGACTTCGGCAACGATGTCCTGCTTCAAGTGCTGGTACAGGGCGATGTCTTCAGCCTGCCCTACCTCGAGCGGTTGACGGCGCTCCATCGCCAGATCGAACAACTCGAGCTTCCTGTCGATCCGATCGATCCGAAGGGTCTTGATGGGAGGGAAACGACGCACGTTCTCGCGGGCGACCACGACTTCCAGAGCTTCGGTGACGAGCCCGGCGGCCAGGGCTGGGAGGACGAAGAGGGCGGCACTGCCATCGACGAAGTGCTGAGCCTGATCAACTACCGCCAGACCGTTTGGCAGGCTGGCGCACTCCGTATCAAAGGCCTGTTCGAGCGACTGCCCGAAGCTGACGAGCTAGCCCGTATACGGGATCGGATCCGGGCCTGTACCGGTCTGCTTCCAGCCGCTCCATCGATTGGGGAACGCATGTCCGGTCGGCTCGACAAGCGACGCGCTTCGCCGCATCGCGGGACGCAAGCGGCCGGGTCCTCCGAGCAAGCCGGGCGCTTGGCCGCGGATAGGCCGGTTCGGTTCGAAGATGAAGCACGCTGCAGGCCGGCGGACCGCAAGCTCGCGGGGCGACTGGTCGACGTGAACGGCGCGTACTCCATCATCGTCGTGCGCATGGTTCAGCTCGAAGAGCAAGAACAAGGCGCTGTGGTGCAGGCGCTCGCGACGACGGCACAACAACACGATCGGGCGGGATTCCGCGTGCATGTAACGGGCAGCCCCGCTGTCCGCAGGGCACTGCACACGCTGATGCTGTCGGACGCAGCGAGCATGCTGGCACTGACGTCGATCGCAATGGTGCTGATTCTGTTCGTGCTGTTCCGTCATGCTCTGGGCGTGTTTGCGCCCGTGCTGGTCGTTTGGCAGGCCGAGATCTGGACTGTGGGGTTGATGGCTGCAACCGGGACGCCCATCACCATGGTCACCACGATCCTGCCCGCGTTCATCGGCTGTGTAGGCTTGGGCGACACCATCCATGTTCAGTCTGCGTATCGGACGGCCATGGCTCGAGGAATACCGGCCCACGGGGCCCTGGTACACGCACTGTCCACCACGGGCATGCCCGTGTTCCTGACGACATTGACGACCGTCGTTGGCCTGCTCAGCTTTCGTTTCGCGACGCTGACGGCTATCCAGCAGATGGGAACCTTCGGTGCGCTCGGTGTGACCGCGGCGCTGATCAACTCGATCGTCTTCTTGCCGGCCATGCTGAGCTTCAATCGCACCAGTACGCTGGGCTACCGCGTGGATCTCGAGGGTAGCGGCTGGATGGATCGCGTGCTTCAGGGTTTCAATGCGCTGTCGGCACCGGTGCCGTACCCGGGGGGCGTCAGCCACATCAGGCGAAACAGCGTCCTCGTATGCTGTGTGCCTCTCGGCGTCCTTGCCGTCGTCGGCGTGTCACGGCTGCGCATCCATCACGACAGCCTGGACTGGTTTCCAGACTCACATCCAGTGCGCCAAACGCTGGAGCTTTTTGAACGGACGGTGGGGGGTACCGGCAACCTCACCGTGCTGGTGAGCGCCAAGGATGGCGAGACCCTGGCCCGGCGCGAGGCCTTGGACGCGCTTGCTCGACTCGAGGCGCACGTGCAAGAACTCGATGAT from Pseudomonadota bacterium encodes:
- a CDS encoding protein kinase; this translates as MSKQPKPSGGREAGDAPAVPPKQRPGSRDSSSGESDGEAGDRTEIAARSVPGRPSEPASPARPVPSTDPVTPGARHGARAVDRFVGALFDDRFEILERVAQGSVGCIYRARQKPLGRIVALKILDPRHTVHDAVFEERFVLEASTASRLTHPNTVTVFDYGCTDEDVCFIAMEWVDGRTLQDALNEEQSLPPGRAVHIAMQVCRSLREAHLLGLVHRDLKPANIMLTAHGDEADYVKVLDFGLVRDLAAPERITRKGLIMGSPKYMAPEQIRNATIDGRTDIYAVGALMYRMLRGRAPFVRQSDIDTMMAHLRDPVPSLAPGDEPGTGPHIPRRLAEIVTRCLAKRPEERFGTIDELLAALKTVASSVGLPVASRPSLISAPVAALVPALPAELAAAVSAQPPRRPWALRAAVVLCSGIVLGGAGHVLMQDRAWPEGARELLGRLIDEQPPEEVDEQPPEVQRGAAPTPAAAQFPAVTQFPAVTQSPAAEQTNVTAEQTNVTQSRSTAHPSELPGAAGPGAGNPESFELVAATESTYLPGAPQAVQGSTQARLAASALQRERAPTQRETRGVRATVRRAKPRRGAIGAGRSAGAARKSGKAPGAPPEPCSDGSNVPAASPSTGESHTKPIALKAKTAPARTVKPTLEPVSARPRKDRRQDAETPARRDRVHPRVQLRRLVVSGPIPANVIRRALRRMLGAFSRCYAASARLTGRRPDQDVTVSLYIGQDGRVHEATATGASLERLDDCVQQQTGRVVSRQPPDVGLARAEFVLLFRFPDRPILDRPRP
- a CDS encoding MMPL family transporter; protein product: MRADAQGSPFFERWAGFVLRRRGLCITLTLGTTLVMALQAADKLRMDTTDENFLSSEELSIGTLQEVRRDFGNDVLLQVLVQGDVFSLPYLERLTALHRQIEQLELPVDPIDPKGLDGRETTHVLAGDHDFQSFGDEPGGQGWEDEEGGTAIDEVLSLINYRQTVWQAGALRIKGLFERLPEADELARIRDRIRACTGLLPAAPSIGERMSGRLDKRRASPHRGTQAAGSSEQAGRLAADRPVRFEDEARCRPADRKLAGRLVDVNGAYSIIVVRMVQLEEQEQGAVVQALATTAQQHDRAGFRVHVTGSPAVRRALHTLMLSDAASMLALTSIAMVLILFVLFRHALGVFAPVLVVWQAEIWTVGLMAATGTPITMVTTILPAFIGCVGLGDTIHVQSAYRTAMARGIPAHGALVHALSTTGMPVFLTTLTTVVGLLSFRFATLTAIQQMGTFGALGVTAALINSIVFLPAMLSFNRTSTLGYRVDLEGSGWMDRVLQGFNALSAPVPYPGGVSHIRRNSVLVCCVPLGVLAVVGVSRLRIHHDSLDWFPDSHPVRQTLELFERTVGGTGNLTVLVSAKDGETLARREALDALARLEAHVQELDDPGARRGMVRGVTSLLDPIRESFQAVHGGDARYYRVPDSERGVRDMITLFEQASPQTLRQLATIDMTRALLSVRVRWSDALSYLPLLSHVRQGLERHMGGVATARLTGSAYVAVTLVSKLLMDLVRSFGTAAIVITLLMVLLLRDLKIGMLSMLPNLTPVVMVMGYMGFSGIPLDANTLLLGSVAIGIVVDDTIHFLHQFKVRYERTGDVEAALRHAFRHTGRAMLATSLVLSVGFMCVLGSELVSTQRFGMLVALTVVLALVFDLSTIPALLRAIYSRHSTSPCSTNTAR
- a CDS encoding CBS domain-containing protein, which gives rise to MIAQDIMTENPVTIRATNTVADTCEVLQDMEIRHLPVVQGTELVGIISDRDLRSVHMPRLVDEETLQNVKERYHAPISSLMSPDVVRVFPDSNVEEIIELMLEHKVGAVPVVDAGTGDLLGIVSYVDILRSMHSMLAET
- a CDS encoding universal stress protein produces the protein MTVQHIMVAFDFSEPSRQALSVARRLQEALGAKVDVVHVHYDPFEGYKHMPQGSLWGTPTQFEAYMTGLRSLLDKAVDDAFGDEAPNVTRTILSGQPPDEILKASKAQGTDLICVGTTGKRAMERALLGSVAEKLVRASHVPVLTVRSG
- a CDS encoding CBS domain-containing protein, which produces MHKRLSEFMTTEMVTLHPEDNLNDVAENMDRYHLRHIPVVDGSRLVGLVSHRDLLRFAASSLDRSPATQSRDARIREATFVEEIMTHHVETASPDRSAAEAARILVEARFGCLPVVDSNHNLLGIVTEHDLLKLLVGLLDS
- a CDS encoding universal stress protein codes for the protein MEPTQHILCPVDFSQASDESFRYAVDLASRLGAEVHVLHVYQLPAYAFPDGALLPGAAWTTRILEAAQKELNTFLMRFRDAPVKLHHHLVEGTPHVEINRLANVLEAQLIVMGTHGRTGLAHLVMGSVAERVVRSAERPVLTVRGGKAARPRSQ